The DNA segment GCCCACCACCTGGAACGTGCTGCGCGGCCTGCCCAACCGCAGCTAAGCCAGTGTTTGCGGGCAGATGGACGATCTGACGGCCCAATTGCCGTTCCCCCTGCGCGGGATCGACAGCGACTACGGCGGGGAGTTCATCAACCATCCATGGGTGACCTGGTGCGCGGGTAAGTGGACCGGCAGTTGCAGGCGATTGGAGCGGTGCGCCGCGCGCGTCCGACTTGACCTGGCCACCTGCCCTGTGGGACAAAAAACCCCCCAAGAAAAGGGAGCGAGGGAGGCCAGACTGGTCACGTCCTCCGGCGTTCGTCGTTCTCATTTTCAGGGGCAATTTGGGTAACACCCTTTTTGAGCTACCGGAACGCTTTCCGGCCCGCTCTTGGGTAACACCCCTTTTTGAGTTTAATCGAGAGGCTGGGTGGGACGTGCCGCCTGGGGTGAAGCTCAGGGTGAAAAGCTGGCGCCGCCGGGGGTAGAAATAAAGACTTGCCGGGTCGTTATTTTACGCCACTATTTTAGCGGTTAAACTGTCAACCATCATTTTTATGGGTCGCATTTACAACAACATCATTGAGACGGTGGGGCGGACGCCGCTGGTGCGGTTGAACAAAGTGACGGCCGGGCTGGAGGCCACCATTTTGCTCAAGTGCGAATTTTTCAATCCCTTGGGGAGTGTGAAGGACCGCATCGGGGTTTCGATGATTGAAGATGCGGAGAAGAAAGGCTTGATCACCAAGGACACCACCATCATTGAGCCGACCAGCGGCAATACCGGCATTGCGCTGGCCTTTGTGTGCGCCGCCAAGGGATACAAGCTGATTTTGACGATGCCGGAGACGATGTCGCTGGAGCGGCGGACGTTGCTGGCGATGTTGGGGGCCAAACTGGTGTTGACCCCGGGGGCGGAGGGCATGCGCGGGGCCATCAACCGGGCGGAACAACTGGCCAAGGAAATCCCCAATTCCTGGATACCGATGCAGTTTGAAAATGAAGCCAACCCGGAGGTGCACCGTCGCACCACCGCCCGCGAAATTTGGGAGGACACCGATGGCCAGGTGGACATCCTGGTGGCGGCGGTGGGGACGGGCGGCACGATCACGGGCTGTGTGGAAGTGATCAAG comes from the Verrucomicrobiia bacterium genome and includes:
- the cysK gene encoding cysteine synthase A, whose translation is MGRIYNNIIETVGRTPLVRLNKVTAGLEATILLKCEFFNPLGSVKDRIGVSMIEDAEKKGLITKDTTIIEPTSGNTGIALAFVCAAKGYKLILTMPETMSLERRTLLAMLGAKLVLTPGAEGMRGAINRAEQLAKEIPNSWIPMQFENEANPEVHRRTTAREIWEDTDGQVDILVAAVGTGGTITGCVEVIKPLKPSFQAIAVEPKDSPVISQTLAGQPVKPGAHKIQGTGAGFVPKNLHLKDSQGRPQIVECITVTNEDAFAMARRLAKEEGLLVGISTGANVWAAIEVAKRPENKGKMIVTIACSTGERYLSTALAEEARREVGS